The Calditrichota bacterium sequence GCCTGGATGACTTGCGCACAGACTTTAAGATGAGTGCCGAATACCGTATCGACTGGGCGCGGCGTCGTACGACGCGGCTGCGGCTAACCGGCAATTTCGGCGCACACTACAGCAACCCGGTGAAGAACCTCGGTTGGGCAAGTTTCAACCTGCGGCAGGATATCGCTGCCATGCTGTTTGCTCAGGCAGGTTACTTCTACGAACCGCGCTACTACATTCGCGACTACCTCGACAGCCATACCGACTCTCGCCGGCGGTGTGATTTCGCGCTTTCGCAGTGGACCGGTTCGCTCACCTGGCGTCCAATGTGGAGCTATGAACTGACGGGCACACTTCGGGTCAAGGATTATGAATACAACCGCTATTTCACTGAATATGACGGCCGGGTGATCGAGAGTGGGTTGGGAGGGGTCTGGCGTCAAGGTGACTGGCGGTTTGAGACGGGTTACTCCTTTGCCGTTCATAACAACACCGGATTCAGCCGGGGCGACCGACTGCCCGAAGTGATCGAAAGTGAGGACTCAGAACTCGGCAACGCCGACTTCGAGGAGGATGGCTGGAACGTCTCGATGCGGCGCAGCCTGTTGATCTTTGCGTATGAAGGCGCATTGGAACTTGCAACCGATGTAGCGAGACGCGTCTATACGACTGACCGGTCCTCCTTCATCGACCCGATCCACTCGGAGCGAATAGACCGGATGGGGACAGTCTCTCTCGTCGGAACGCTTGATTATAGTCCGGAAGTGAACCTTGAAGCCGGACTCGGCCGGCAGTGGCGAAGCACCGAAGCCAACGACGAGCAAGCATCGCGCATCAAGAGTTTCGGAAGGTGGACGGTTTGGGCTGGTATAGGATATCGATTTGAGTAATTTGACGCACGATAGGCGGCCAACCCGGGTCTCTGGTGAGGACTCTTTGGGGCCCATAGCTCAGCGGTTAGAGCAGCGGACTCATAATCCGTCGGTCCCAGGTTCAAATCCTGGTGGGCCCACCCGAATGTTGCCGAACCGACATATTTCTATGATTATCAAGTATTTCCAATTCAATGGTCTGTTCGGCGGGCGAAATATGTCGCTTCGCCGCACACCCAATCAACTCGTGAAAAGCGCCCGGTGGACTCCGCCGCGCGCTTTTCTCATTTCAGAGGTATGGGAGGACATCCGTGCTTGATGATTTGAATCTCCTGGCCCGGTTGCAGGAGATCGACAATTCGTTGCAGGAACTGGTTGATGAGAAGGGCGATTTGCCCGACCAGTTGGCTTTGCTAAAGAAAGATCTGTCGCGGCTCGAAGACAGCATTGCCAAAGCCGAGGGGGAACTCTCGGCCAATGCTGCCAGACGGCAACAATTCGATCGGGGCGTCGAGGAGGCGAAGGAGCGTCTCAAGAAGTCGCAGGGGACGATCTTCAGCGTCAAGACGACCCGGGAATACGATGCCATATCGTCGGAGATAGAGCAAGCCAAGCATCAGATTGCGGACTTCGAACGGCAATTGCTCGAGTTGACCGGTAGCGAAGATGTTCTGAAGAGAGAGATCATTCAACTTCGTGACAAGTATGGCGTCGTTCTTGCAGAGAATGAGGAGCGCCGCCTCGAAATGCAGGAGCGAATGGGGCAGAGCGAGGGCGAGGAACTTACCCTTTCCCATGAGCGGGAGAAGATCGTCGTCCGCTTGAAGAGACCGGTCTATGCGCACTACGAACGGATCCGCAAGATCCGGGATGGGGTCGGAGTATCGCACCTTTCAGAAGGAGCCTGCAGTTATTGCTATTCGATGATTCCTCCCCAGCGTCAGGCAGAAGTGCGCCGAATGGACGATGTTATTCTCTGCGAAGTTTGCGGGTGTATAATGGTTTCGTAGAGGTTAAGGGCTGGTGAGGGTAAGGGGTTGTGAGGGGGGAGAATAATCGCCTTGTGATGACACTGGTTCACCAAACGTCTCCGGTGTAGCCGGATGATGATGATGTGGGTTAGAATTCGATAATTCTAAGCGGAGGCGGTCGGGCGGTCGCGTCGGCAAATAGCCGACGAGGAAAGTCCGGACTCCACAGGAGCGGGCGCTCGCCGCAAGGCGAGGTCTGACAGCCGGGAGGCTGTCGGAACAGAGAGCGCAACAGAAAACAGACCGTCCGCGACCCGCGGACAAGGGTGAAAAGGCGGGTTAAGAGCCCACCCGGATCCGGCGTGAGCCGGGTCTGATGCAAGCCTCGCCCGGAGCAAGACCGAGCAGTGGAGATGGTCAGCCCATGGGCTGACCAGCAAAGCGCTCCGCTTTGATTGATCCACGGGTAGGTCGCATGGACGACCCCGTCGTCCGTAGATGAATGACCGCTGAAACAGAATCCGGCTTATGAGCCGCCTCCGCTTCTCTTCCACTCCGGCCCTGAACGGCCGGTCAACATCGCTACTGCGTGTCGTTGCTTGAATCCCGATGGGAGGTCAGCGTCCCTGCCGACGCTGCAGCCATCGACCTATTAATGAAGGAGTTCCGCATTCCTCGTCCGGTAGCCCGGGTGTTGGTGAATCGCGGACTGGTCTCAACCGGCGAGGTCGAACGATTTCTCGCGCCGGGCCTGGCGCAACTTCACGATCCTTTTCTCCTGATAGATATGGAGAAGGCCGTCGAGCGAATCCTGCGCGCCATTCGGGAACAGGAGAACATCCTGATCTATGGCGACTACGATGTCGATGGGATCACCTCAGTTGCTCTGCTCTACCTCTTTCTGCGCGATATTGGGGGGGCTGTATCGTTCTACATCCCGGACCGTTCGACGGAAGGCTATGGACTTTCGATATCGGGTGTCGAAGAGGCGTCAAAGCGGAGTTGCAGCCTCATCATCACTGTGGACTGCGGCATCACTTCGATCGAGGAAGCGATTCACGCTCGGGCTGCCAACATTGACGTGATCATCTCCGACCACCATGTGCCGGGCGAAGCGATACCCGATGCTTATGCGGTCATCGATCCGAAGCGGTCTGACTGCCCTTATCCTTTCAAGGAACTTGCCGGTGTCGGGGTCGCTTACAAATTGGCACAGGGAATCGCCCACCGATTCGGACTCGATTCGTCTTATCTTGAGCGCTACCTCGATCTGGCTGCGATTGGCAGTGCGGCTGACATTGTCCCGCTGGTGGATGAGAATCGGGTGCTGGTTAAAACCGGCCTGGAGAAACTGAACAAGGACGGACTGGAAGGGGTTTTGACTCTGGTCGAGAGTGCCGGACTGCAAGCCGGCCGGGTCGATGTGGGACAGATCATTTACGGGCTTGCACCGCGAATTAATGCCGTCGGACGGCTCGGTCATGCACAACCGGCGGTGGAACTATTGATCACCCGCAATGCCGTGCAGGCCCGCCGGATGGCTGGAATCCTCGAAGATGAGAACCGGCAGCGCAAAGAGATCGACACCCGGACATTGAACGATGCGTTAGCCCGTATCGAAGGGGAA is a genomic window containing:
- the recJ gene encoding single-stranded-DNA-specific exonuclease RecJ; the encoded protein is MLESRWEVSVPADAAAIDLLMKEFRIPRPVARVLVNRGLVSTGEVERFLAPGLAQLHDPFLLIDMEKAVERILRAIREQENILIYGDYDVDGITSVALLYLFLRDIGGAVSFYIPDRSTEGYGLSISGVEEASKRSCSLIITVDCGITSIEEAIHARAANIDVIISDHHVPGEAIPDAYAVIDPKRSDCPYPFKELAGVGVAYKLAQGIAHRFGLDSSYLERYLDLAAIGSAADIVPLVDENRVLVKTGLEKLNKDGLEGVLTLVESAGLQAGRVDVGQIIYGLAPRINAVGRLGHAQPAVELLITRNAVQARRMAGILEDENRQRKEIDTRTLNDALARIEGEYDPERDRVIVLASEDWHPGVIGIVASRIIERYFRPTVLITIENGIGKGSARSIPNFDLHSALKACSDLFLQFGGHKYAAGLTIEAERIPAFRARFNEVAGSILTPDDLVPRIKIDDHLALHEMNRDLVSMLEKLAPFGPRNSRPSFISEGLEVVGYPRIVGTNHLKFRVRQNGVVLDAIAFNQGENVEWMEPGGMVDLVYHLEENHWQDRQYLQLKVRALRKSEE